From the Quercus lobata isolate SW786 chromosome 6, ValleyOak3.0 Primary Assembly, whole genome shotgun sequence genome, one window contains:
- the LOC115995476 gene encoding pentatricopeptide repeat-containing protein At3g06920 — MKMLLRNRGLIYQIDLKCSHIYTSFKKFSSLYNGPSEVDGKVVPFLDGANRESSRKVEGVRQVLDNVCHILESGPWGPALEDALSLLDEKPKPELVIGVLRRLKDVNVAVNYFRWAERKTDQAHSPEAYNSLLMVMARGRKFDCLEEILEEMSIAGFGPSNNVCIELVVSCVKSQNLREAFDLIQTMRKFKFRPAFSAYTTLIGALSAVHESERMLTLFHQMQELGYEVSVHLFTTLIRVFAREGRVDAALSLLDEMKSNSFDADIVLYNVCIDSFGKIGKVDMAWKFFHEMKSHGLMPDDVTYTSMIGVLCKADRLDEAVELFEQLDSSRKVPCVYAYNTMIMGYGSAGKFDEAYSLLERQKQKGCIPNVIAYNCILTCLGKKGRVEEALRIFEEMKKDAVPNLPTYNILIDMLCRAGKLEAALGVRDAMQEAGLFPNVMTVNIMIDRLCKAQKLDGACSIFEGMDHKVCTPDAVTFCSLIEGLGRHGRVDDAYRLYEKMLDSNQIPNAVVYTSLISNFFKCGRKEDGHKIYKEMIHQGCSPDLMLLNTYMDCIFKAGETEKGRALFKEIKAQGFIPDVRSYSILIHGLVKAGFANETYEVFYSMKDQGCILDTRAYNTVIDGFCKSGKVNKAYQLLEEMKTKGHQPTVVTYGSVIDGLAKIDRLDEAYMLFEEAKSKGIELNVVIYSSLIDGFGKVGRIDEAYLIMEELMQKGLTPNVYTWNCLLDALVKAEEINEALVCFQSLKDLKCTPNQVTYSILINGLCRVRKFNKAFVFWQEMQKQGLKPNTITYTTMISGLAKAGNIVDASGLFERFKASGGIPDSASYNAMIEGLSNCNRAMDAYVLFEETRLKGCNIHTKTCVVLLDALHKADCLEQAAIVGAVLRETAKSQHASRSW; from the exons ATGAAGATGCTCTTAAGGAACCGag GATTAATCTATCAAATTGATTTGAAGTGCAGTCACATTTACACCTCTTTTAAAAAGTTCTCATCATTGTATAATGGGCCTTCTGAGGTGGATGGGAAAGTTGTTCCCTTTCTGGATGGGGCTAATAGAGAAAGTTCAAGAAAAGTTGAGGGTGTGAGACAGGTACTGGATAATGTGTGCCATATATTGGAAAGTGGACCATGGGGACCAGCCCTTGAGGATGCTCTATCTTTGTTGGACGAAAAACCAAAACCAGAACTAGTTATTGGAGTCTTAAGGAGGCTGAAGGATGTCAATGTAGCAGTAAATTATTTTCGGTGGGCTGAGAGAAAAACCGACCAAGCACATTCTCCTGAAGCATACAATTCACTTCTCATGGTTATGGCTAGGGGTAGAAAGTTTGATTGCTTGGAAGAGATTCTTGAAGAAATGAGTATTGCAGGATTCGGTCCATCTAATAACGTGTGTATAGAGTTAGTTGTAAGCTGTGTCAAGTCTCAAAATCTTAGAGAAGCTTTTGATCTAATACAAACCATGAGGAAGTTTAAATTCCGTCCCGCATTTTCGGCTTATACAACTCTGATTGGTGCTTTATCTGCAGTTCATGAATCCGAACGTATGCTCACTCTTTTTCACCAAATGCAGGAGCTAGGTTATGAAGTAAGTGTGCATTTATTTACAACTCTTATTCGTGTATTTGCCAGGGAGGGCCGGGTTGATGCTGCTCTTTCCCTGCTGGATGAGATGAAGAGCAACTCTTTTGATGCTGACATTGTTCTGTATAATGTTTGCATAGATTCTTTTGGTAAGATTGGGAAGGTGGATATGGCCTGGAAATTCTTTCATGAGATGAAATCTCATGGCTTGATGCCTGACGATGTGACATATACTAGCATGATAGGGGTTCTCTGCAAAGCTGATAGACTGGATGAAGCTGTGGAGCTATTCGAACAGCTGGATAGCAGCAGGAAAGTCCCTTGTGTATATGCTTATAACACCATGATCATGGGTTATGGCTCAGCTGGAAAGTTTGATGAAGCGTATAGTTTACTTGAGAGGCAAAAACAAAAGGGGTGCATTCCGAATGTGATTGCATATAATTGCATTCTCACTTGCCTTGGAAAGAAGGGGAGAGTGGAAGAGGCATTACGGATCtttgaggagatgaagaaagatGCAGTACCAAACCTTCCAACCTATAATATTCTAATAGACATGCTTTGCAGGGCAGGGAAACTTGAGGCTGCTTTGGGTGTTCGGGATGCCATGCAAGAAGCTGGCTTGTTTCCTAATGTTATGACTGTCAACATAATGATAGATCGACTCTGCAAAGCTCAAAAACTGGATGGGGCTTGTTCTATATTTGAAGGAATGGATCACAAAGTTTGCACCCCAGATGCTGTTACATTTTGTTCTCTTATAGAAGGCCTGGGCAGACATGGTAGAGTGGATGATGCCTATAGGCTATATGAAAAGATGCTAGATTCTAATCAGATTCCAAACGCTGTCGTTTATACATCACTTATCAGTAACTTTTTCAAGTGTGGCAGGAAGGAGGATGGTCACAAGATATACAAAGAAATGATTCATCAGGGCTGTTCTCCTGACCTGATGCTTCTTAATACCTACATGGATTGTATTTTCAAAGCTGGTGAGACTGAGAAAGGAAGGGCTTTGTTTAAGGAAATAAAGGCTCAAGGATTCATTCCAGATGTTCGGAGCTATTCAATCCTAATTCATGGCCTTGTCAAAGCAGGTTTTGCAAATGAAACATATGAGGTATTCTACTCAATGAAGGATCAAGGCTGCATTCTGGACACCCGCGCTTACAACACTGTTATTGATGGATTCTGCAAGTCTGGTAAGGTTAACAAAGCTTATCAACTGTTGGAGGAAATGAAGACAAAGGGTCACCAACCCACTGTTGTTACCTATGGCTCTGTCATCGATGGGCTTGCTAAGATTGACAGGCTTGATGAAGCATACATGCTCTTTGAAGAAGCAAAGTCTAAAGGAATAGAGTTAAATGTGGTGATATATAGTAGTCTTATTGATGGGTTCGGGAAGGTGGGTAGAATTGATGAAGCATACCTAATCATGGAAGAGTTGATGCAGAAGGGTTTGACCCCTAATGTATACACTTGGAATTGCTTGCTTGATGCACTTGTGAAAGCGGAGGAAATTAATGAAGCTCTTGTCTGCTTTCAGTCACTGAAAGACTTGAAATGTACCCCCAACCAAGTAACTTACAGCATTCTCATAAATGGTCTCTGTAGggttagaaaatttaataagGCCTTCGTGTTCTGGCAAGAGATGCAGAAGCAAGGGTTGAAGCCCAACACAATCACGTACACAACCATGATCTCAGGACTTGCAAAGGCTGGAAACATAGTAGACGCTAGTGGGCTTTTTGAGAGGTTTAAGGCAAGTGGTGGTATACCGGATTCTGCTAGTTATAATGCTATGATAGAAGGGCTAAGCAATTGTAATAGAGCAATGGATGCATATGTACTTTTTGAGGAAACTCGGTTGAAAGGTTGTAATATTCATACCAAAACTTGTGTCGTTCTTCTAGATGCATTGCATAAGGCTGACTGCCTTGAGCAAGCAGCAATTGTGGGTGCAGTGTTGAGGGAAACAGCAAAGTCTCAACATGCTTCAAGATCTTGGTAA